One Thermoplasmata archaeon DNA segment encodes these proteins:
- the tdh gene encoding L-threonine 3-dehydrogenase, with product MAGTMKAAVKLKPSSRSTEVRSVPIPEPGPSEVLIRVQVASICGTDVHIFDWDAWAQARIKVPLIQGHEFAGRIERLGSEVTGLEKGAYVSAEGHVACGRCYMCRTGNAHVCKTVSILGIDRDGSFAEYLKIPATNVIVNDPDLPPELATMQDPLGNAVYTVTNANVPSKTVAIFGLGPIGLMAVALCRAMAAARVIAIGHTNRYRMDLAKEVGAHHVLASKAALVDEIKNLTSGEGVDEVLEMSGSEQALRQALQIVRPAGGIHILGFYTEDVTIPMSELVTKGASIHGIHGRLMFKTWAQMGGLLKSGNVNLRPLLTHKFPLDRYDEAMDVMRSGNCGKVAFPMEG from the coding sequence ATGGCCGGCACAATGAAAGCCGCAGTGAAATTGAAGCCGTCGTCGCGGAGCACGGAAGTCCGATCGGTCCCGATCCCCGAGCCCGGCCCGTCGGAGGTCTTGATTCGCGTGCAGGTCGCATCGATCTGTGGGACGGACGTGCACATCTTCGATTGGGACGCGTGGGCTCAGGCCCGCATCAAGGTGCCGCTCATCCAGGGACACGAGTTCGCGGGGCGGATCGAACGGCTCGGTTCGGAGGTGACGGGCCTCGAGAAGGGGGCGTACGTGAGCGCGGAGGGCCACGTCGCGTGCGGCCGCTGCTACATGTGCCGCACGGGTAACGCGCACGTTTGCAAGACCGTGTCGATCCTCGGGATCGACCGCGACGGCTCGTTCGCAGAGTACCTCAAGATCCCCGCGACGAACGTGATTGTGAACGATCCGGACCTTCCGCCGGAACTCGCGACGATGCAAGATCCGCTCGGCAACGCCGTCTATACCGTGACGAACGCGAATGTGCCCAGCAAGACCGTCGCGATCTTCGGCCTCGGTCCGATCGGCCTCATGGCCGTCGCCCTGTGCCGCGCGATGGCGGCCGCGCGGGTCATCGCCATCGGCCACACGAACCGGTACCGGATGGACCTCGCGAAGGAGGTCGGGGCGCATCACGTGCTCGCGTCGAAGGCCGCCCTCGTCGACGAGATCAAAAACCTGACATCGGGCGAAGGCGTCGACGAGGTCCTCGAGATGTCGGGGAGCGAACAGGCGTTGCGGCAGGCCCTGCAAATCGTGCGCCCCGCCGGGGGCATTCATATTCTCGGGTTCTACACGGAGGACGTGACGATCCCGATGTCGGAGCTCGTGACGAAAGGCGCGTCGATCCACGGGATCCACGGCCGGCTGATGTTCAAGACGTGGGCTCAGATGGGCGGACTCCTGAAGAGCGGCAACGTGAATCTGCGGCCGCTCCTCACGCACAAGTTTCCTCTCGACCGGTACGACGAGGCGATGGACGTGATGCGAAGCGGCAACTGCGGCAAGGTCGCGTTCCCGATGGAGGGATGA
- a CDS encoding cobalamin B12-binding domain-containing protein, with the protein MPKKIRVLIAKPGLDGHDRGAKVVARALRDAGMEVIYTGLRQTPEDIVEAAIQEDVDAIGLSSLSGAHMTLFPAVVRLLKKRKAGDIIVVAGGIIPEEDVPKLKKAGIRMVFGPGTTLGDIVAFFEKAGKDA; encoded by the coding sequence ATGCCGAAGAAGATCCGCGTGCTCATCGCGAAGCCTGGCCTGGACGGCCACGACCGCGGGGCGAAGGTCGTCGCGCGGGCGTTGCGCGACGCGGGGATGGAGGTCATCTATACGGGGCTGCGGCAGACGCCGGAGGACATCGTCGAGGCCGCGATCCAGGAGGACGTCGACGCGATCGGGCTGTCGTCCCTGAGCGGCGCGCACATGACGCTCTTCCCGGCCGTTGTCCGGCTGCTCAAGAAGCGGAAGGCGGGCGACATCATCGTGGTGGCCGGAGGGATCATCCCGGAGGAAGACGTTCCGAAGCTCAAGAAGGCGGGCATCCGGATGGTGTTCGGTCCGGGGACGACGCTCGGCGACATCGTCGCGTTCTTCGAGAAGGCGGGCAAAGATGCGTGA
- a CDS encoding M1 family metallopeptidase: MATSNRLPDTVRPETYSIELRPDLGDFTFRGSESIRIRVARPVKTIILNAKELQVHEATVRSSRGRPVPAARIDTEPTTERVRLTFADPIPKGAATLALGFTGTLNDQLAGFYRSKYTTTAGKEGYMAATQFEATDARRAFPCWDEPAAKAAFEVTLIVPDGMAAVSNTPVLQDERLVDGTHRVRFAKTPTMSTYLLAFVIGPLEALKGSMAGKTELGVWALPDRVGHGRWALESASRILSYLNEYYGIPYPLEKLDHVALQDFAAGAMENWGAITYRERILLFDPSTSSAQTSQNIVDVIAHETAHMWFGDLVTMAWWDDLWLNESFASWMGNKAVDALHPEWRMWTQFLLFDTIRGLGLDGLRNSHPIEVRVEDPAEIREIFDEISYSKGASILWMLEQFLGEDAFRRGLRRYLNAHRYGNARTEDLWTALEDVSRKPVRALMGTWTKQTGFPLVDVQISRKAKEATVRLTQSRFLYEHLAGAPAGKALWKVPVRIARAGAPEVERSLMEKRTETRKVAKGKRPPDRDWIKVNAGQSGFYRVNYPPEEWDRLRRAVVAGELEAEDRLGLQNDAYALTVAGYLPAMSFLELTSAYRDEDNTTVWQGIADSLMGFESLIADRPYLDSFYEYARDLFRPVVARTGWAPKKGEGHLDALRRMTVLSRLGHYLDRPVLDEASRRFADSLKDPASLPPDLRSVVYGLVAQEADEATYETLWGLEQKSALQEEQVRLLLALTRPRGESLLRETLARALSDAVRFQDAPIVIRGVATSRPSVGRDLAWTFIKANWDELYRRYSPSGFLIRGLAAVPETFASANRAREIEAFFKSHPSPGVRRTVKQVMEKIRVNAAWLRRNDKALAAWFRGHEPSTARE, encoded by the coding sequence ATGGCGACGTCGAACCGCTTACCCGACACCGTCCGACCGGAGACGTATTCGATCGAGTTGCGGCCGGATCTCGGGGACTTTACCTTCCGAGGGAGCGAGTCCATTCGGATTCGCGTCGCGCGGCCCGTGAAGACGATCATCCTGAACGCCAAGGAGCTCCAGGTCCACGAGGCGACCGTGCGGTCGTCCCGGGGCCGCCCGGTGCCCGCCGCCCGGATCGACACGGAGCCGACCACCGAGCGGGTGCGCCTGACCTTCGCGGACCCGATCCCGAAAGGCGCGGCCACGCTCGCCCTCGGCTTCACGGGGACACTGAACGATCAGCTCGCGGGATTCTACCGGAGCAAGTACACCACGACGGCGGGCAAGGAGGGCTACATGGCCGCCACTCAGTTCGAGGCGACGGACGCCCGCCGCGCGTTCCCCTGCTGGGACGAGCCGGCGGCGAAGGCGGCTTTCGAGGTGACGCTCATCGTACCCGACGGAATGGCGGCGGTCTCGAACACTCCGGTCCTCCAAGACGAGCGCCTCGTCGATGGGACGCACCGCGTGCGATTCGCGAAGACGCCGACGATGTCGACGTACCTCCTGGCGTTCGTGATCGGCCCGCTGGAAGCCCTCAAAGGCTCGATGGCAGGCAAGACGGAGCTCGGCGTGTGGGCGCTGCCCGATCGGGTCGGCCACGGTCGTTGGGCCCTCGAGAGCGCGTCCCGCATCCTCTCCTACCTGAACGAGTACTACGGAATCCCGTATCCGCTCGAGAAGCTCGACCACGTGGCCCTCCAGGATTTCGCGGCGGGCGCGATGGAGAACTGGGGCGCGATCACGTACCGGGAACGGATCCTCCTCTTCGACCCGTCCACGTCGTCGGCGCAGACGAGCCAGAACATCGTGGACGTTATCGCGCACGAGACCGCCCACATGTGGTTCGGCGACCTCGTCACGATGGCGTGGTGGGACGACCTCTGGCTCAACGAGAGCTTCGCGTCCTGGATGGGGAACAAGGCCGTCGACGCGCTCCATCCCGAGTGGCGCATGTGGACGCAGTTCCTCCTCTTCGACACGATTCGCGGCCTCGGCCTCGATGGCCTCCGTAACTCGCATCCGATCGAGGTCCGGGTCGAGGACCCCGCCGAGATCCGCGAGATCTTCGACGAAATCAGCTACAGCAAGGGCGCGTCGATCCTCTGGATGCTCGAGCAGTTCCTCGGCGAAGACGCGTTCCGCCGCGGGCTGCGGCGCTACCTGAACGCGCATCGATACGGGAACGCCCGCACGGAAGACCTCTGGACGGCGCTCGAGGACGTGTCCCGAAAGCCCGTGCGGGCCTTGATGGGCACATGGACGAAGCAGACCGGCTTCCCCCTCGTCGACGTCCAAATCTCCAGGAAGGCGAAGGAGGCCACGGTGAGGCTCACCCAGTCCCGGTTCTTGTACGAGCACCTCGCGGGAGCCCCGGCGGGGAAGGCGCTCTGGAAGGTCCCCGTCCGGATCGCGCGGGCGGGTGCGCCCGAGGTGGAACGGTCCCTGATGGAGAAGCGGACGGAGACCCGGAAGGTCGCCAAGGGGAAGAGGCCTCCGGACCGGGATTGGATCAAGGTGAATGCGGGGCAGTCCGGCTTCTACCGGGTCAACTACCCTCCGGAAGAATGGGACCGGCTACGGCGGGCCGTCGTGGCGGGCGAGCTCGAGGCGGAAGATCGACTCGGCCTCCAGAACGACGCGTACGCCCTCACGGTCGCCGGATACCTGCCGGCGATGTCGTTCCTCGAGCTGACGTCCGCGTACCGAGACGAAGACAACACCACCGTGTGGCAAGGGATCGCGGATTCCTTGATGGGATTCGAGAGCCTGATCGCCGACCGGCCGTACCTGGATTCCTTCTACGAGTACGCGAGGGACCTGTTTCGACCGGTCGTGGCCCGCACCGGATGGGCCCCTAAGAAAGGAGAAGGCCACCTCGACGCCCTGCGCCGGATGACGGTGCTCTCCCGTCTCGGCCACTACTTGGACCGACCGGTCTTGGACGAGGCGTCGAGGCGCTTCGCGGACTCCCTGAAGGATCCCGCGTCCCTGCCTCCCGACCTGCGTTCCGTCGTGTACGGGCTCGTCGCCCAGGAGGCGGACGAGGCGACGTACGAGACCTTGTGGGGGCTCGAGCAGAAGTCGGCGCTCCAAGAGGAGCAGGTCCGCCTCCTCCTCGCCCTGACGCGGCCCCGAGGGGAATCCCTCCTCCGGGAAACCCTCGCTCGGGCCCTGTCGGACGCAGTCCGGTTCCAGGATGCGCCGATCGTGATCCGGGGCGTGGCGACGAGCCGACCGAGCGTCGGGAGGGACCTCGCGTGGACCTTCATCAAGGCGAACTGGGATGAGTTGTATCGGCGGTATTCACCTTCCGGATTCCTCATCCGCGGGCTCGCCGCAGTCCCGGAGACGTTCGCAAGCGCCAATCGGGCGCGGGAGATCGAGGCCTTCTTCAAGAGTCATCCGTCGCCCGGCGTCCGGCGGACCGTGAAACAGGTAATGGAGAAGATCCGCGTGAACGCCGCGTGGCTCCGGCGCAACGACAAGGCTCTTGCGGCCTGGTTCCGAGGGCACGAGCCTTCGACAGCTCGCGAGTGA
- a CDS encoding tRNA-binding protein, producing MAPITLEEFAKVEMRVGKVVDVQDFPEARNPSYKLWIDFGPFGVKKSSAAIRRWYAKEDLAGRQVVAVTNFPPRQVGPFLSEVLCLGAVQPDGRVVMLRPDSEGELGARIA from the coding sequence ATGGCGCCGATCACCTTGGAGGAGTTCGCGAAGGTCGAGATGCGCGTCGGCAAGGTCGTCGACGTGCAGGACTTCCCGGAGGCACGCAACCCCTCGTACAAGCTCTGGATCGACTTTGGACCGTTCGGTGTGAAGAAGAGTTCGGCGGCGATCCGCCGATGGTACGCGAAGGAGGACCTTGCGGGCCGTCAGGTCGTTGCCGTGACGAACTTCCCGCCCCGGCAGGTCGGTCCGTTCCTGTCCGAGGTCCTCTGCCTCGGCGCGGTTCAGCCCGACGGGCGGGTCGTCATGCTCCGCCCGGATTCGGAGGGAGAGCTTGGGGCTCGGATCGCTTGA
- a CDS encoding GNAT family N-acetyltransferase: MAVRIRPLRLRDYDDMIALFRACGMEPKARGRDSRPAIARQLRAHPGLYIGAFDGSRLVGAVLGTHDTRKGWINRLAVHPAYRRRGLARRLVRACERALRAGRIEMFCALIETDNAASEAVFRSLGYEVVEILYARRKLRDDI; this comes from the coding sequence ATGGCCGTTCGAATCCGCCCGCTGCGGCTCCGCGACTACGACGACATGATCGCGCTCTTCCGAGCGTGCGGGATGGAGCCGAAGGCGCGGGGAAGGGATTCCCGTCCCGCCATCGCACGGCAACTGCGAGCCCACCCCGGTCTCTACATCGGCGCGTTTGACGGAAGTCGGCTCGTGGGCGCGGTCCTCGGGACGCACGACACCCGCAAAGGCTGGATCAATCGGCTCGCGGTACACCCCGCATACCGGAGGCGGGGGCTGGCGCGCCGACTCGTGCGGGCGTGCGAGCGCGCGTTGCGGGCCGGGCGCATCGAGATGTTCTGTGCACTCATCGAAACGGACAACGCGGCCTCCGAGGCCGTCTTCCGCTCGCTCGGCTACGAGGTCGTCGAGATCCTCTATGCCCGCCGCAAGCTCCGCGACGACATCTAG
- a CDS encoding NUDIX domain-containing protein — protein sequence MGLGSLEGGREFLVRACGVLVHDDAVLAQEGDDGRGSRSYALPGGHLEFGETLAMCMSREFYEESGLNVEAEKLLYVHENFYTLREIVTHEIGFYFLVDLNSEFPSADSDGYVPSRESHIRMRLLPLSELRAFAMMPPFLRERLPADARAHFAGPARHLVSRD from the coding sequence TTGGGGCTCGGATCGCTTGAGGGTGGCCGCGAGTTCCTCGTCCGCGCGTGCGGCGTCCTGGTACACGACGACGCCGTCCTCGCCCAAGAGGGAGACGACGGACGGGGCAGCCGGAGCTACGCGCTCCCGGGCGGCCACCTGGAGTTCGGGGAGACCCTCGCGATGTGCATGTCGCGCGAGTTCTACGAGGAGAGCGGCCTCAACGTCGAGGCCGAGAAACTCCTGTACGTCCACGAGAACTTCTACACCCTCCGGGAGATCGTGACCCACGAAATCGGATTCTACTTCCTGGTCGATCTGAACTCCGAGTTCCCGTCGGCGGATTCCGACGGATATGTCCCGAGCCGCGAGTCCCACATCCGCATGCGATTGCTGCCGCTTTCGGAACTCCGCGCGTTCGCGATGATGCCGCCGTTTCTTCGAGAACGTCTCCCTGCGGACGCGCGTGCGCATTTCGCCGGTCCAGCCAGGCACCTCGTCTCCCGGGACTGA
- a CDS encoding aminotransferase class I/II-fold pyridoxal phosphate-dependent enzyme produces MTLANRDPTSWMRAEYENLVAQSLDWKLRVLQGPSAPRSVVDGKTVIMLCSNNYLNLSNHPKVKRAAREAIKTHGAGSGSVRPIAGNMDLHEELERRIARFKRREAALFYMSGFAGNAGLISQLAGDGDAILTDELNHGSIIDGVRLTKAQRIIYRHCDVGDLERALKEADATAKKILVVSDGVFSMDGDIAPVGDIAKVSEEFGAMVYIDDAHGEGVLGDGGRGVASHFHVEEKIQVELGTFSKALGVVGGYIAGSNDLRNYALNKSRTWLLSGSHPPAVTAACTAAIDVLETEPRHVKKLWSNTKYFKKRLVSLGFDIGRSQTPITPVMLGDSATAKRFSERLFEEGVFALPIVFPMVAKDKARIRNIVNAGLKRQDLDDALVAYEKIGKELNVIP; encoded by the coding sequence ATGACGCTGGCGAACCGAGATCCGACCTCTTGGATGCGCGCGGAGTACGAGAACCTCGTCGCGCAGAGCCTCGACTGGAAGCTCCGGGTCCTCCAAGGGCCGTCGGCTCCGCGCAGCGTCGTCGACGGGAAGACCGTCATCATGCTTTGCTCGAACAACTACCTGAACCTGTCGAATCATCCGAAGGTGAAGCGGGCGGCACGCGAGGCGATCAAGACGCACGGCGCGGGCAGCGGCAGCGTGCGGCCGATCGCCGGGAACATGGACCTCCACGAGGAGCTCGAGCGCCGGATCGCCCGCTTCAAGCGGCGCGAGGCGGCCCTGTTCTACATGAGCGGCTTCGCCGGGAATGCGGGGCTGATTTCGCAGCTCGCGGGCGACGGCGACGCGATCCTGACGGACGAGCTGAACCACGGGAGCATCATCGACGGCGTGCGACTGACGAAGGCGCAGCGGATCATCTATCGGCACTGCGACGTCGGCGACCTCGAACGCGCGCTGAAGGAGGCCGACGCCACGGCCAAGAAGATCCTCGTTGTGAGTGACGGCGTGTTCTCGATGGACGGCGACATCGCGCCGGTCGGCGACATCGCGAAGGTCAGCGAGGAATTCGGGGCGATGGTGTACATCGACGACGCGCACGGGGAGGGAGTCCTTGGGGACGGCGGCCGTGGCGTCGCCTCGCACTTCCACGTCGAGGAGAAGATCCAGGTCGAGCTGGGCACGTTCTCGAAAGCCCTCGGCGTGGTCGGCGGCTACATCGCCGGGTCGAACGACCTCCGGAACTACGCGCTGAACAAGTCGAGGACCTGGCTCCTCAGCGGATCCCACCCTCCCGCGGTCACGGCCGCCTGCACCGCGGCAATCGACGTCCTCGAGACGGAGCCGAGGCACGTCAAGAAGCTGTGGTCGAACACGAAGTACTTCAAGAAGCGGCTCGTCTCGCTCGGCTTTGACATCGGGCGGAGCCAGACGCCCATCACGCCCGTCATGCTGGGCGATTCCGCGACCGCGAAGCGGTTCAGCGAGCGGCTGTTCGAGGAAGGGGTGTTCGCCTTGCCGATCGTATTCCCGATGGTCGCGAAGGACAAGGCGCGCATCCGGAACATCGTGAACGCCGGGCTGAAGCGCCAGGACCTCGACGACGCTCTCGTCGCCTACGAGAAGATCGGAAAGGAACTGAACGTGATCCCCTAG
- the meaB gene encoding methylmalonyl Co-A mutase-associated GTPase MeaB yields MRERVSRKKPSVRRSRDSVRGLVEALLRGDKRAAGKVISLIEDDEPEAVEAVARIFPHTGRAHVVGFTGPPGAGKSSLINRLVRTFRGKDKKVGVVAVDPTSPYSGGAVLGDRIRMADTGVDPGVFIRSMATRGHAGGLALATFDAVRVLDALGMDVVFVETVGAGQSEVEIATRAHTTVVVEMPLTGDVVQTMKAGILEIGDVYVVNKVDLGNDDVLVANLTFQLQARDGWTPPIVRTIATDGRGVDELADALVRHAEFLDRTGLRRKREVARARLEILENAQRSLARRVEDTSRLGVAFDRLAQEVADRRMDPHTAALNLLERRNKRARKSSGDARGGI; encoded by the coding sequence ATGCGTGAGCGGGTGTCCCGCAAGAAGCCGTCCGTCCGACGATCGCGGGATTCCGTCCGCGGGCTCGTCGAGGCCCTCCTCCGCGGAGATAAGCGGGCGGCGGGAAAGGTCATCTCGCTCATCGAGGACGACGAACCGGAGGCCGTCGAGGCCGTCGCCCGGATATTCCCGCACACGGGCCGCGCCCACGTCGTCGGGTTCACGGGACCGCCCGGAGCGGGAAAGAGTTCCCTCATCAACCGCCTGGTCCGCACGTTCCGCGGGAAGGACAAGAAGGTCGGCGTCGTCGCGGTCGATCCGACGTCCCCATATTCGGGCGGCGCGGTGCTAGGCGACCGCATCCGCATGGCGGACACGGGCGTCGATCCGGGGGTCTTCATCCGCTCCATGGCGACGCGCGGGCACGCGGGCGGACTGGCCCTCGCCACGTTCGACGCGGTGCGGGTCCTCGACGCGCTCGGCATGGACGTCGTGTTCGTCGAGACGGTCGGCGCGGGGCAGAGCGAGGTAGAGATCGCGACGCGCGCGCACACGACAGTCGTCGTCGAGATGCCCCTGACCGGGGACGTGGTCCAGACGATGAAAGCAGGCATCCTGGAGATCGGCGACGTCTACGTCGTGAACAAGGTGGATCTGGGCAACGACGACGTCCTCGTGGCGAACCTGACGTTTCAGCTGCAAGCCCGAGACGGCTGGACCCCGCCGATCGTTCGGACGATCGCGACGGACGGCCGCGGAGTCGACGAGCTCGCCGACGCCCTAGTGCGCCATGCGGAGTTCCTCGACCGAACGGGCCTCCGACGAAAGCGGGAAGTGGCGCGGGCCCGGCTCGAAATCCTGGAGAACGCACAGCGATCGCTCGCGCGTCGGGTCGAGGACACGTCCCGGTTGGGCGTAGCGTTCGATAGGCTCGCGCAGGAGGTCGCCGATCGCCGGATGGACCCGCACACCGCGGCCCTGAATCTCCTGGAGCGCCGAAACAAGAGGGCCCGCAAGAGTTCCGGAGACGCTCGGGGTGGGATTTGA
- a CDS encoding class II glutamine amidotransferase — protein sequence MCRMLAVVSRKPVPADTLLAFRQLADTGRNFRDFGCPQPNPKSGHPDGWGIACVAQEGEFYARSAAKATADPKYEDAIRQMIRTCSPPLVLVAHLRYASKRDTIQERYCHPFRREVDGRTVFFAHNGEIAEFGVQDGQIDSQFIFDRFVESLGPESRPLPEVKQAIAKAKASIDERFPRKVESYTFLLLDGERLIAHRDARTCVPYYTLHETGTEEMRVVCSEVLPTLPGRWRMLRNGESIEFRP from the coding sequence ATGTGCCGGATGCTCGCGGTCGTGAGCCGGAAGCCCGTGCCGGCGGACACGCTCCTCGCGTTCCGGCAGCTCGCCGACACGGGCCGGAACTTCCGGGATTTCGGATGTCCGCAGCCCAACCCGAAGTCCGGCCACCCGGACGGCTGGGGGATCGCTTGCGTAGCCCAGGAGGGCGAATTCTACGCGCGGAGCGCTGCGAAGGCGACGGCGGATCCGAAGTACGAGGACGCGATCCGCCAGATGATCCGGACGTGCAGCCCGCCGCTCGTCCTCGTGGCCCACCTCAGGTACGCGTCGAAGCGGGACACGATCCAGGAGCGCTACTGCCACCCGTTCCGCCGCGAGGTCGACGGCCGGACCGTGTTCTTCGCGCACAACGGCGAGATTGCGGAGTTCGGGGTGCAGGACGGGCAGATCGACTCGCAGTTCATCTTCGACCGGTTCGTCGAATCGCTGGGCCCAGAGAGCCGTCCGCTCCCGGAGGTGAAGCAGGCGATCGCGAAGGCGAAGGCGAGCATCGACGAGCGCTTCCCCCGGAAGGTCGAGTCGTACACGTTCCTCCTCCTCGATGGCGAGAGGCTGATCGCCCACCGCGACGCCCGGACGTGCGTACCGTACTACACGCTGCACGAGACCGGCACGGAGGAGATGCGGGTGGTGTGTTCGGAGGTCCTCCCGACGTTGCCCGGCCGGTGGCGCATGTTGCGCAACGGCGAATCAATCGAATTCCGGCCGTAG
- a CDS encoding adenosine-specific kinase, protein MDTEIVPIENPDGLNVILGQTHFIKTAEDVHEALVGSVPGIRFGVAFCEASGPCLVRAEGNDLRLKGLAAKNALAVGAGHFFVVFLEDAYPINVLRALRDVPEIVTIFAATANPVDVIVATTHRGRGVLGVVDGDRAKGVETEGDRAERIAFLRKIGYKLG, encoded by the coding sequence GTGGACACGGAGATCGTCCCCATCGAGAACCCGGACGGGCTGAACGTCATCCTCGGTCAGACCCACTTCATCAAGACGGCGGAGGACGTCCACGAGGCGCTCGTCGGGTCCGTCCCCGGGATCCGATTCGGCGTCGCGTTCTGCGAGGCGTCCGGGCCGTGCCTGGTCCGCGCGGAAGGGAACGATCTCCGACTGAAGGGCCTCGCGGCGAAGAACGCCCTGGCGGTCGGGGCCGGTCACTTCTTCGTCGTCTTCTTGGAGGACGCGTACCCGATCAACGTCCTCCGGGCGCTTCGAGACGTGCCCGAGATCGTGACGATCTTCGCCGCGACGGCGAACCCCGTGGACGTAATCGTGGCGACGACGCACCGCGGACGCGGCGTCCTCGGCGTGGTCGACGGAGATCGGGCGAAAGGCGTGGAGACGGAGGGAGACCGCGCGGAGCGAATCGCGTTCCTGCGCAAGATCGGCTACAAGCTGGGCTGA
- a CDS encoding transcription initiation factor IIB, translating into MREVEITTQCPECHGEHLVRDYGRAEIVCEDCGLVLDDMIIDEGPEWRAFDSEQRESRERAGPPGTIMAHDKGLSTSIGWRNKDAYGRQIPHKSRAQIYRLRKWQHRIRTSKSGERSLAQGLTEINTMASKLGLPRHVRESAAVLYRRASTKNLVRGRSIDEVVAATLYASCRQCGVPRTLDEIASKSSVNRKSIGRTYRTLVRELGLKLLPQSPRDYIARFCNRLNLEMDVQRKAKEILDKVEKDELASGVAPSGVAAATIYIAAILSNKPCTQKEVAEVAGVTEVTIRNRYKRISVAIGMNK; encoded by the coding sequence GTGCGGGAAGTAGAGATTACGACCCAGTGTCCGGAGTGCCACGGGGAGCACCTGGTCCGGGACTATGGGCGGGCGGAGATCGTCTGCGAGGACTGTGGGCTTGTGCTGGACGACATGATCATCGACGAGGGCCCGGAATGGCGGGCCTTCGATTCCGAACAGCGGGAGTCCCGCGAGCGGGCCGGGCCGCCGGGCACGATCATGGCCCACGACAAGGGCCTTTCGACATCGATCGGGTGGCGGAACAAGGACGCCTACGGGCGCCAGATCCCGCACAAGTCCCGAGCCCAGATCTACCGGCTGCGGAAGTGGCAGCACCGCATCCGCACGTCGAAGAGCGGGGAGCGGTCCCTCGCCCAAGGCCTGACGGAAATCAACACGATGGCGTCGAAGCTGGGCCTCCCGCGTCACGTCCGCGAGAGCGCCGCGGTCCTATACCGGCGGGCGTCGACGAAGAACCTCGTCCGCGGGCGCTCGATCGACGAGGTCGTCGCGGCGACCTTGTACGCCTCGTGCCGCCAGTGCGGCGTGCCGCGGACCCTCGACGAGATCGCCTCGAAGTCGAGCGTCAACCGCAAGTCAATCGGCCGCACGTACCGGACGCTCGTCCGGGAACTCGGCCTGAAGCTGCTCCCGCAGAGCCCTCGGGACTACATCGCGCGGTTCTGCAATCGGCTGAACCTGGAGATGGACGTCCAGCGGAAGGCGAAGGAGATCCTGGACAAGGTCGAGAAAGACGAGTTGGCGTCGGGCGTCGCGCCGAGCGGCGTCGCCGCCGCGACGATCTACATCGCGGCCATCTTGTCGAACAAACCGTGCACGCAGAAGGAAGTCGCCGAGGTCGCCGGCGTGACGGAAGTCACGATCCGGAATCGGTACAAGCGGATCTCTGTGGCCATCGGAATGAACAAGTGA
- a CDS encoding FKBP-type peptidyl-prolyl cis-trans isomerase, which produces MVSESIEKGDIVWLEYDAWTINPTGTQTLFDTTHDEVAKKEGKFDEKKVYMEAPVVVGRGRLFEGLEEALLRATLGEPKEVVIPPEKGAGARDPRLVELRTEREFLRQEINPEVGMEVSIKGKHGVVTAVSAGRVRVDFNNPLAGKTLKYAFRVTRKAKTPEERMRAILDMDYGLGDQFKIQLKDGTAEIQLPDVCKTDEKWFVSKFRVVADLRELSELKTIRFLEEYEKKEPKAAEAAPEESKAKPPEGPPPKKPRKKATATKAKKPAETPKEEEPRSSEKAPEEL; this is translated from the coding sequence TTGGTTTCCGAATCGATCGAGAAAGGGGACATCGTCTGGCTCGAGTATGACGCCTGGACGATCAACCCGACCGGGACCCAGACCCTCTTCGACACGACCCACGACGAGGTCGCGAAGAAGGAGGGCAAGTTCGACGAGAAGAAGGTTTACATGGAAGCCCCCGTCGTCGTCGGCCGCGGCCGGCTCTTCGAGGGTCTCGAGGAGGCGCTCCTCCGGGCGACCCTCGGCGAACCGAAGGAGGTCGTGATTCCTCCGGAGAAAGGCGCGGGCGCGCGGGATCCGAGGCTCGTCGAGCTTCGGACGGAACGGGAGTTCCTCCGCCAGGAGATCAACCCGGAGGTCGGGATGGAGGTCTCCATCAAGGGCAAGCACGGAGTCGTCACGGCCGTCAGCGCGGGCCGCGTCCGGGTGGACTTCAACAACCCGCTCGCCGGCAAGACGCTGAAGTACGCCTTCCGCGTGACGCGTAAGGCGAAGACCCCTGAGGAACGAATGCGGGCCATCCTCGACATGGACTACGGACTCGGCGATCAGTTCAAGATCCAACTGAAGGACGGCACCGCCGAGATCCAGCTGCCGGACGTGTGCAAGACGGACGAGAAGTGGTTCGTATCGAAGTTCCGCGTCGTCGCGGACCTCCGCGAGCTATCCGAGCTCAAGACGATTCGGTTCCTCGAAGAGTACGAGAAGAAGGAGCCGAAGGCCGCCGAGGCGGCGCCCGAGGAATCGAAGGCGAAGCCCCCGGAGGGCCCGCCTCCGAAGAAGCCGAGGAAGAAGGCGACGGCCACGAAGGCGAAGAAGCCCGCCGAGACCCCGAAGGAAGAGGAACCGCGGTCGTCGGAGAAGGCGCCCGAGGAACTCTGA